The following are encoded in a window of Alosa sapidissima isolate fAloSap1 chromosome 12, fAloSap1.pri, whole genome shotgun sequence genomic DNA:
- the ncl gene encoding nucleolin isoform X5: MVKLVKAAKKQAAPPKKKAPPPPKEVEESSDEDSDEEEVPPPKVAKKTAPVKAVKNGKAAKEESSSDDDDSEEEEPPKKVATPAKKPAPPAKVAESDDDEDDDDDSDEEAPPPKKTPAKAPAKPAAKAEESDDDEDDDDSDEEEEAAPPPKKTPVKPAAKKAEESSSDDDDDDDESEEEAPPAKKATPAKPAAKAAPAKAAPAKEESDDDDDDSDEEEEMDTTPAAPAKKAGMVKAKEESEEDDDDDDDDDEEDDEDDDAPVTPGKRKADAKKDTPPAKKAKSDGEAFKLFVGNLNSNKDFDELKDAMAKFFSKAGLEIQDVRLGGSRKFGYVDFASEEDLQKAMELNGKKLLGLEVKLDRAKSKENSQGDKKERDSRTLFVKNLSYHITQDDLKEVFDQAVDIRIPQGQNGQNRGIAFIEFKSEDIAEKMMEEAQGSEIQGRSIMLDFIGDKSRQGGKSQQGGSASSSKTLVVNNLAYSATEDTLQSVFEKAVSIRVPQNNGRAKGFAFVEFETVDEAKEAMDSLNNTEVEGRNIRLEFSQQSRQKPDFGKGGSGPTKTLIVKGLSEDTTEESLRESFEGAVTARVVTDRDTGASKGFGFVDFESEDDCKAAKDAMDHGEIDGTKVTLDYARPKGEGGFGGRGGGRGGFGGRGGGRGGFGGRGGGFGGRGGFGGRGGNRGGGRGGRGGGGRGGGGGFGKPQGKKIKFDD; the protein is encoded by the exons ATGGTGAAACTAGTAAAG gcAGCTAAAAAGCAGGCAGCCCCGCCGAAGAAGAAGGCTCCGCCACCTCCCAAAGAAGTTGAGGAGTCTAGTGATGAAGACAGTGATGAAGAAGAG gTACCACCACCTAAAGTAGCAAAAAAGACTGCTCCAGTGAAGGCAGTAAAAAATGGCAAGGCTGCTAAGGAGGAAAGTAGCAGCGATGACGATGATTCAG AAGAGGAGGAGCCTCCTAAGAAAGTAGCCACACCAGCTAAAAAACCAGCACCTCCAGCTAAGGTGGCGGAGTCTGATGACGAcgaagatgatgatgacgattCTG ATGAAGAAGCCCCGCCCCCGAAAAAGACCCCTGCTAAAGCACCTGCAAAGCCAGCAGCTAAAGCAGAGGAATCAGACGACGACGAGGACGACGACGATTCAG ATGAAGAGGAAGAAGCAGCACCACCCCCCAAGAAAACTCCAGTGAAGCCAGCGGCTAAAAAGGCAGAGGAGTCCTCCtccgacgatgatgatgatgatg ATGAGTCGGAGGAGGAAGCCCCACCAGCCAAAAAGGCAACTCCAGCCAAGCCTGCTGCCAAGGCAGCTCCAGCAAAGGCAGCCCCTGCAAAAGAAGAGTCTGATGACGATGACGATG ATtcggatgaggaggaagaaatGGACACAACCCCTGCAGCACCAGCAAAGAAAGCTGGTATGGTGAAGGCTAAGGAGGAATCTGAGGAGGACGATGATGAcgacgacgatgatgatgaggaagatgacGAGGATGATGATG ctccagtCACACCTGGCAAGAGGAAAGCAGATGCCAAGAAGGATACCCCACCAGCTAAAAAGGCCAAATCAGATGGGGAAG CTTTTAAACTGTTCGTTGGCAATTTGAACTCCAATAAAGACTTTGATGAACTCAAGGATGCCATGGCGAAGTTCTTCTCTAAAGCAGGTCTTGAGATTCAGGATGTGCGACTTGGTGGATCAAG GAAATTTGGCTATGTTGATTTTGCTTCTGAAGAAGACCTGCAGAAAGCCATGGAGCTCAATGGCAAAAAACTCCTGGGCCTGGAAGTGAAGCTGGACCGGGCTAAAAGCAAGGAGAACTCCCAGGGTGACAAGAAAG agagagattcgAGAACACTGTTTGTAAAGAACCTTTCATATCACATCACACAAGATGACTTGAAGGAGGTTTTTGATCAGGCAGTTGATATTAGGATACCACAAGGCCAGAATGGACAAAACAGAGG CATTGCTTTCATCGAGTTCAAGTCGGAGGATATTGCTGAAAAGATGATGGAGGAAGCCCAAGGTTCAGAAATCCAAGGCCGTTCCATTATGCTCGATTTCATTGGCGACAAGAGTAGGCAAGGTGGCAAATCACAACAAG gtGGTTCTGCATCTTCAAGCAAAACTCTTGTTGTAAATAACTTGGCCTACAGTGCAACAGAAGATACTCTGCAGAGTGTATTTGAAAAGGCCGTTTCTATAAGGGTACCACAGAACAATGGAAGAGCTAAAGG ATTTGCTTTTGTGGAATTTGAGACTGTCGATGAAGCAAAAGAGGCAATGGACTCCCTGAACAACACAGAAGTAGAAGGAAGGAACATTAGATTAGAATTCAGTCAGCAGAGCAGACAAAAACCAGATTTTGGCAAAGGAGGCTCTG GTCCCACAAAAACCCTTATTGTGAAAGGCTTGTCGGAGGACACGACGGAAGAGTCGTTGAGGGAGTCCTTTGAGGGAGCAGTCACAGCCAGAGTTGTCACAGACCGCGACACGGGAGCATCAAAAGG CTTTGGCTTTGTGGATTTTGAATCTGAAGATGATTGCAAAGCTGCCAAGGATGCCATGGACCATGGTGAAATCGATGGCACCAAGGTGACGCTGGACTACGCCAGGCCCAAAGGCGAGGGAGGCTTTGGTGGCCGTGGAGGTGGTCGAGGAGGTTTCGGTGGGCGGGGCGGCGGCAGAGGAGGATTTGGTGGCCGTGGGGGTGGTTTTGGTGGCCGTGGCGGttttggaggaagaggaggcaacCGAGGAGGCGGacgaggaggcagaggag gtggaggaagaggcggCGGTGGAGGATTCGGAAAGCCACAGGGAAAGAAGATTAAATTTGATGATTAA